The genome window GAAGATGAGCAAATTCGCATTCCTGTTCACGGGCCAGGGCGCCCAGGCCGTCGGCATGCTGAACGGCTTCGCCGGCAACCCGGTCGTCGAGCAGACCGTGCTGGAAGCCTCCGAAGCCCTGGGCTTCGACCTCGGCCGCCTGATCGCCGAAGGCCCGAAGGAAGACCTGGACCTGACCACCAACACCCAGCCGGTCATGCTGACCGCCGCCGTCGCCGTCTACCGCGCCTGGATCGCGGCCGGCGGCCCGGCGCCTTCGGTGGTGGCGGGCCACAGCCTGGGCGAGTACTCGGCCCTGGTGGCTGCGGGCGTGATCCCGTTCAAGGACGCGGTGCCGCTGGTGCGCTTCCGCGCCCAGTCGATGCAGGAAGCGGTGCCGGTGGGGCAGGGCGGCATGGCCGTGATCCTCGGCCTGCAGGCCGATGACGTGCGCGCGCTGTGCCAGGAAGCGGCCCAGGGCGAGGTGGTCGAGGCCGTGAACTTCAACGAGCCGACCCAGATCGTCATCGCCGGCCACACCGCCGCGGTCGACCGCGCCTGCGAACGGGCCAAGGCCAAGGGTGCCAAGCGCGCCATGAAGCTGGCGGTCTCGGCGCCTTTCCATTCCTCGCTCCTGAAACCGGCATCCGACCGCCTGCGTACCTATATGGCGGCGCTGGAATTCGCCGCGCCGCAGATCGACGTCATCAACAACGTCGACGTCGCCGTGCTGAAGGATCCGGAAGCCATCAAGGACGCCCTGGTGCGCCAGGCCGCCGGCCCGGTGCGCTGGGTCGAGACCATGCAGAAGATGGCCGCCGAAGGGGTGACCCAGGTCATCGAGTGCGCTCCCAGCAAGACCCTGATCGGCATGGCCAAGCGCATCGATCCGGTGCTGGCTGGCGACGCCCTCGTGGACCAGGCTTCGCTCGAGCACGTGCTGAGCGCACTCAAGCAGGCCTGAGAACCAAGCTTGACGCAGATCTGCGGCTAATCGAAACCGTCAATCAAAGGACAACAATGAATCTGGAAAACCAAGTCGCCCTCGTCACCGGCGCCTCGCGCGGCATCGGCAAGGCCATCGCGCTCGAACTGGCCCGCCAGGGCGCCAAGGTGGTCGGCACCGCCACCACCGAGAGCGGCGCCCAGGCCATCACCGACTACCTGGCCGAATTCGGCGGCAAGGGCCTGGTCCTGAACGTCACCGACGCGGCGCGCTGCGCCGAGGTGGTGGACGAAGTGCAGAAGGGCTACGGCAGCCTGTCGATCCTGGTCAACAACGCCGGCATCACCCAGGACAACCTGGCCATGCGCATGAAGGACGAGGAATGGGACAGCGTGATCGCGACCAACCTCACCTCGGTCGGCCGCCTGTCGCGCCTGGTACTGCGCGGCATGATGAAGGCCAAGCACGGCCGCATCATCAACATCACCTCGGTGGTGGGCGCCTCGGGCAACCCGGGTCAGATGAACTACGCCGCCGCCAAGGCCGGCGTGGCCGGCATGACCCGCGCCCTGGCGCGCGAGATCGGCAGCCGCAACATCACCGTCAACTGCGTGGCGCCCGGATTCATCGACACCGACATGACGCGCGCCCTGGGCGACGACCAGCACGCCGCGCTGCTCGGCCAGATCCCGCTGGGCCGCCTGGGCAAGCCGGAAGATATCGCCCACGCCGTGGCCTTCCTGGCCGGCCCGACCGCCGCCTACATCACGGGCACCGAGCTGCACGTGAATGGTGGCATGTTCATGAATTGATGCGGAAAGTGCCGGCGCCCCTTTTCATAGGGGAAAGCCGGCGCAATCTCATCTTTTAGCAGGAGTTTCGGTCGAATTAGCTGCAATCGCCGAAAATAGTTTTTCAAGGCGCAAACCTGATAAAATGCGCGCACTTTCCGCAACACATACCTTAATGGAGCCAAAACATGTCGGATATCGAACAACGCGTTAAAAAAATCGTCGCTGAGCAACTGGGCGTTGCCGAAGCAGACATCAAAATCGAATCCTCGTTCGTTGACGACCTCGGCGCAGATTCCCTGGACACCGTCGAACTGGTGATGGCACTGGAAGACGAGTTCGAAATGGAAATCCCTGACGAACAGGCTGAGAAGATCACCACCGTCAAGCAGGCTATCGACTACGCCACCGCGCACGTCAAGGCCTAAGCTGCTTTAAAAGTTTTTGGGAGAAACGCTTGAGCCGTTCACGCAACCGCCGTGTCGTCGTTACTGGCCTGGGCTGCATTTCACCAATCGGCAACACGATTGCCGAGGCGTGGGACGCGGCGCTGGCGGGTAAGTCGGGCATTGCCAACATCACCAAGTTCGACGCGACGCCGTTCACGACGCACTTCGCCGGCGAAGTCAAGAACTTCAATGTCGAAGACTACCTGCCTGGCAAGGAAGGCCGTCACATGGATACTTTCATCCATTACGGCATGGCGGCCGGCATCCAGGCCCTGCAGGATTCGGGCCTGGAAGTGACCGACGAGAACCGCGACCGCATCGGCGTGACCATCGGTTCGGGCATCGGCGGCCTGCCGATGATCGAAGCCACCAAGGACGAATACGCGGCGCGCGGTCCGCGCCGCATCTCGCCCTTCTTCGTGCCGGCTTCGATCATCAACATGATCTCGGGCGATCTCTCGATCAAGTTCGGGCTGCGTGGTCCGAACCTGGCCATCGTCACGGCCTGCACCACCGGCCTGCACTGCATCGGCGCGGCTGCGCGCCTGATCGAATACGGCGACGCCGACGTGATGATCGCGGGCGGCGCCGAGTCGACCGTTTCGCCGCTGGGCCTGGGCGGCTTCGCCTCGGCACGCGCGCTGTCGACCCGCAACGAGGATCCGGCCACCGCTTCCCGTCCCTGGGACAAGGACCGCGACGGCTTCGTGCTGGGCGAGGGCGCCGGCGTCATGGTGCTGGAAGAATACGAACACGCCGTCAAGCGCGGCGCCAAGATCTACGCGGAAGTCATCGGCTTCGGCATGAGCGCGGACGCCAACCACATCACCTCGCCGGTCGAAGACGGCAGCGGCGCGGCGCGCTGCATGGTGGCGGCACTGAGCAACGCCGGCCTGAACCCTGACCAGGTCCAGTACGTCAATGCGCACGGCACCTCGACCCCGCTGGGCGACGTGGCCGAAGTGCGCGGCATCAAGCGCGTGTTCGGCGACCACGCGAAGAACATCGTGGTCAACTCGACCAAGTCGATGACCGGCCACCTGCTGGGCGGCGCGGGCGGCCTGGAATCGGTGTTCACCGTGCTGGCGATCCACAACCAGGTCTCGCCGCCGACGATCAACATCTTCAACCAGGATCCGGAATGCGACCTGGACTTCTGCGCCAACCAGGCGCGCGAGATGAAGATCGACTACGCGGTCAAGAACTCCTTCGGCTTCGGCGGCACCAACGGCACCCTGGTCTTCGCCAAGGTCTGATCCTTCCGGGTTTACCCTCAGATGAACTCCGCACGCCCATCCCTGTCCAAGGGGATGGGCGCCCGTCTCAACCGGTAACGGCCATCCCGGCCTCGCGTCCCGCAACCGGCCTGCATTTCCCTACCGGCGTGCTTCCCGGTACGTTCTTTCCTATACAACATGTCCGTCGCGGTGACATCCGTCGTCGTGCTGTCGCGCCGCCTGCGTCTCCTGCTGGCGGCCTTCGGCCTGTCCCTGTTCGCGGCCGCCGCGGCCGTAGGCTGGCTGCTGCCCGGGCGCTTCGTCTCGCCGCTGGCGGCGCTGCCGCCGCTGCTGGCCGGTCTCGCGCTCTGGCATGCGGCCTGGGCTGGTCCGGCGCCCCTGGGGGCGCGCGGGCGCCGGGGACCGGCGCTACGCGGGATTGATATTTCTGGAGTCGGGCGGATACGCCTGACGGTACAACAAGACCTGCGCCATCCGATTTGCGTACCCGCCGAGGCCTTGCCCGGCGCCACCGTCTGGCCCGCGTGCATGCTGCTGCGCCTGAGCCCCAAGCCGGAGGCCGGAACGCGCGCGGCAGGCGAGAACGCGAGCGCGAACGCAAGCGGGAGCGCAAGCGGGATCGCAGGCGGGAGTGAACGCGGGAGCGAAGACGGGAACGCAAACGGGAGCGAAGACGGGGGCGAAGACGGGAAAAAGGGCGGGAACGCGGTCGGGAGCGCAGGCGGGAACGCGGTCGGGAACCCAGGCGGGAACGCGGTCGGGAACCCAGGCGCGAGCGG of Massilia sp. KIM contains these proteins:
- the fabD gene encoding ACP S-malonyltransferase; protein product: MSKFAFLFTGQGAQAVGMLNGFAGNPVVEQTVLEASEALGFDLGRLIAEGPKEDLDLTTNTQPVMLTAAVAVYRAWIAAGGPAPSVVAGHSLGEYSALVAAGVIPFKDAVPLVRFRAQSMQEAVPVGQGGMAVILGLQADDVRALCQEAAQGEVVEAVNFNEPTQIVIAGHTAAVDRACERAKAKGAKRAMKLAVSAPFHSSLLKPASDRLRTYMAALEFAAPQIDVINNVDVAVLKDPEAIKDALVRQAAGPVRWVETMQKMAAEGVTQVIECAPSKTLIGMAKRIDPVLAGDALVDQASLEHVLSALKQA
- the fabG gene encoding 3-oxoacyl-ACP reductase FabG produces the protein MNLENQVALVTGASRGIGKAIALELARQGAKVVGTATTESGAQAITDYLAEFGGKGLVLNVTDAARCAEVVDEVQKGYGSLSILVNNAGITQDNLAMRMKDEEWDSVIATNLTSVGRLSRLVLRGMMKAKHGRIINITSVVGASGNPGQMNYAAAKAGVAGMTRALAREIGSRNITVNCVAPGFIDTDMTRALGDDQHAALLGQIPLGRLGKPEDIAHAVAFLAGPTAAYITGTELHVNGGMFMN
- the acpP gene encoding acyl carrier protein, which encodes MSDIEQRVKKIVAEQLGVAEADIKIESSFVDDLGADSLDTVELVMALEDEFEMEIPDEQAEKITTVKQAIDYATAHVKA
- the fabF gene encoding beta-ketoacyl-ACP synthase II; translation: MSRSRNRRVVVTGLGCISPIGNTIAEAWDAALAGKSGIANITKFDATPFTTHFAGEVKNFNVEDYLPGKEGRHMDTFIHYGMAAGIQALQDSGLEVTDENRDRIGVTIGSGIGGLPMIEATKDEYAARGPRRISPFFVPASIINMISGDLSIKFGLRGPNLAIVTACTTGLHCIGAAARLIEYGDADVMIAGGAESTVSPLGLGGFASARALSTRNEDPATASRPWDKDRDGFVLGEGAGVMVLEEYEHAVKRGAKIYAEVIGFGMSADANHITSPVEDGSGAARCMVAALSNAGLNPDQVQYVNAHGTSTPLGDVAEVRGIKRVFGDHAKNIVVNSTKSMTGHLLGGAGGLESVFTVLAIHNQVSPPTINIFNQDPECDLDFCANQAREMKIDYAVKNSFGFGGTNGTLVFAKV